The following proteins come from a genomic window of Pirellula staleyi DSM 6068:
- a CDS encoding PIN domain-containing protein: MIDFENVQPSNLNGLDAEHFKVLLFIGANQSKLSFELAASMHKLGSRGEYVKITSTGSNALDFHIAFYVGQLVAQDPTGYFHFVSKDQGFDPLITHLRSKKIAAQRWTSLQEIPLLKAARATTDDERLEIVADKLRQYGASRPRTMKRLHSLVHALFQKQLAEDKLQMLLKALQKKGWVVESENKLSYALPECAASPIA; the protein is encoded by the coding sequence TTGATCGATTTCGAGAATGTTCAGCCAAGCAACTTGAATGGGCTCGACGCAGAGCATTTCAAGGTGCTGCTGTTTATCGGAGCGAATCAATCGAAGCTGTCGTTCGAACTCGCAGCCTCGATGCATAAGTTGGGTTCTCGTGGTGAGTATGTCAAAATTACCAGCACCGGAAGCAATGCTTTAGACTTTCACATCGCCTTCTATGTGGGGCAGCTTGTAGCGCAAGACCCGACTGGATATTTCCATTTTGTGTCGAAAGACCAGGGGTTTGATCCGCTGATCACCCATCTTCGCAGTAAGAAGATCGCCGCGCAGAGGTGGACGAGCCTTCAAGAGATTCCCTTGTTGAAAGCTGCTCGTGCCACAACGGATGACGAACGCTTGGAAATCGTGGCAGACAAACTCAGACAGTATGGTGCGTCCCGACCTCGGACCATGAAGCGACTGCACAGTCTCGTCCACGCTCTGTTTCAGAAGCAACTTGCTGAAGATAAGCTGCAAATGTTGCTCAAAGCTCTCCAGAAAAAAGGCTGGGTGGTGGAGAGCGAAAATAAGCTGTCGTATGCGCTTCCTGAGTGCGCTGCCTCACCGATCGCTTAG
- a CDS encoding alpha/beta hydrolase-fold protein has protein sequence MKTFALLLAIGSLLIPSVVSAADDYVLGEESQRHEGVPQGKLEAFEWNASKVYPGTERKYWVYVPAQYDASKPACLMVFQDGMSYAKEDGQFRATIVMDNLIHKEAMPVTIGVFVAPGEVPAAAPGGKSRKNRSFEYDRLGDQYARFLHEEILPEVEKKYSITKDPEGRGICGISSGGICAFTVAWERPDSFRKVVSHVGSFTNIQEGHNYHAWIRKTEKKPLRVYLQDGSGDLDNLFGHWPLANQQMAKSLAFAGYDYVYEFGDGGHNGKHGGVRLPAAFRWLWRDYPGVKPSADTLTSGAIVDRTKK, from the coding sequence ATGAAAACGTTTGCTTTGCTGCTAGCGATTGGATCGCTGCTGATCCCCTCTGTGGTGTCGGCTGCTGACGACTACGTACTGGGTGAGGAATCGCAGCGACACGAGGGGGTGCCGCAAGGAAAACTCGAAGCGTTTGAGTGGAACGCGTCGAAGGTTTATCCCGGCACCGAGCGTAAGTATTGGGTGTATGTGCCGGCTCAGTACGATGCGAGCAAGCCAGCCTGCTTGATGGTGTTTCAAGATGGGATGAGCTACGCCAAGGAAGATGGGCAGTTTCGTGCCACGATTGTGATGGACAACCTCATTCACAAGGAAGCTATGCCGGTGACGATTGGGGTGTTTGTCGCGCCGGGGGAAGTTCCCGCAGCAGCCCCTGGCGGCAAGTCGCGAAAGAATCGCAGCTTTGAATACGATCGGCTTGGCGATCAGTACGCCCGTTTTTTGCATGAAGAGATCCTCCCCGAAGTTGAGAAGAAATACAGCATCACGAAAGATCCGGAAGGGCGGGGGATTTGCGGGATCAGCAGCGGAGGAATTTGCGCGTTCACCGTGGCCTGGGAGCGTCCCGATTCGTTCCGCAAAGTGGTGAGCCACGTGGGGAGCTTCACCAACATTCAGGAAGGTCACAACTATCACGCCTGGATTCGCAAGACCGAGAAGAAGCCGCTGCGCGTCTATCTGCAAGATGGCTCGGGCGATCTCGACAATCTGTTCGGCCACTGGCCGCTCGCGAATCAGCAGATGGCCAAGTCGCTTGCTTTTGCAGGCTATGACTATGTCTACGAATTCGGCGACGGGGGCCACAATGGCAAGCATGGGGGCGTCCGCCTTCCGGCCGCTTTCCGTTGGCTCTGGCGCGACTATCCCGGCGTTAAACCCTCGGCTGATACGCTCACCAGCGGAGCGATTGTAGACCGCACCAAAAAGTAG
- a CDS encoding DUF1501 domain-containing protein, with product MNQQPNDRRRFLSAAALAAGLGMGGSLRASDETSKPEFKLGKAEHCIFLWLGGGAGQIDTWDPKQLGDPQAKKPGSYYPAIDTAIPGTQVCEHLSKCAKVLDRFNIVRTVHHDVIDEHAAATNRVHTGRPTSGTVVYPSVGSVIAHERGAAGEGVPAYVLIGYPNVTRGPGFLGAKHSYIYLTETGNGPSGISRPAEISADRAARREQLLARQRSESLRRASGDSLITNYDATIGEALRLSGPEFKKIFELHSESADLRNSYGGEFGQRCLLARRLVESGVRFIEVSHNLNFLNGTGWDVHNEGIKNQHELIKELDSALATLVIDLEQRKLLDKTLIVVATEFGRPAGFDGGGGRGHHGKCYSMVLAGGGLNNGITIGTTDELAMKTLDRPVSIPDFHATMYAALGIQPRHELYAGDRPVPITDGGTPIAELFS from the coding sequence ATGAACCAACAGCCGAACGATCGCCGACGATTTCTCTCCGCTGCCGCGCTTGCTGCTGGACTTGGGATGGGGGGCTCACTCCGCGCGAGCGACGAAACCTCGAAGCCCGAGTTCAAACTCGGTAAAGCCGAGCATTGCATCTTTCTCTGGCTTGGTGGCGGAGCAGGGCAGATCGATACGTGGGACCCTAAGCAACTCGGTGATCCCCAAGCCAAGAAGCCGGGCTCCTATTACCCCGCAATCGATACCGCCATTCCTGGCACGCAGGTGTGCGAGCACTTGTCGAAGTGTGCGAAGGTTCTCGATCGGTTTAATATCGTTCGCACAGTGCATCACGATGTGATCGACGAGCATGCTGCAGCCACCAATCGCGTCCACACGGGACGTCCAACATCCGGAACGGTCGTCTATCCATCCGTCGGTTCGGTGATCGCTCACGAGCGTGGAGCGGCTGGCGAAGGGGTCCCCGCCTACGTCCTGATCGGCTATCCGAACGTCACCCGCGGCCCTGGATTTCTCGGCGCGAAGCACAGCTACATCTATCTCACCGAAACTGGCAATGGCCCGAGTGGAATCAGCCGACCTGCTGAAATCAGTGCCGACCGGGCAGCGCGTCGCGAGCAACTGCTGGCGCGTCAGCGGAGCGAATCCCTGCGCCGCGCGTCGGGCGATTCACTGATCACCAACTACGATGCCACCATCGGCGAAGCGCTCCGTCTCTCGGGGCCTGAATTCAAAAAAATCTTCGAACTGCATAGCGAGTCGGCAGATCTCCGCAACAGCTATGGCGGCGAGTTCGGTCAGCGCTGTTTGCTCGCGCGGCGGCTTGTCGAATCGGGCGTCCGTTTCATCGAAGTCTCGCACAACCTCAACTTCCTCAACGGCACTGGCTGGGACGTGCATAACGAGGGGATCAAGAATCAGCACGAGCTGATTAAAGAACTCGATAGTGCCCTGGCCACTCTGGTGATCGACCTCGAGCAGCGCAAACTGCTCGACAAAACACTTATCGTCGTCGCCACCGAGTTCGGTCGGCCCGCTGGTTTCGACGGCGGTGGTGGACGCGGGCATCATGGCAAGTGCTACAGCATGGTCCTCGCTGGCGGCGGACTCAACAATGGCATCACCATCGGCACGACCGACGAGCTGGCGATGAAAACGCTCGATCGTCCCGTTTCGATCCCCGATTTCCACGCCACGATGTACGCCGCCCTCGGCATCCAACCGCGCCACGAACTCTACGCCGGCGACCGCCCCGTCCCCATCACCGACGGCGGCACCCCCATCGCCGAACTGTTTAGCTAG
- a CDS encoding DUF1553 domain-containing protein — protein sequence MRWGSIGIALLAWVGCFASLALAQNDSESAPSKPLTYADIVAADEPVVWFSMSDWASRGSAELTKPTTQGKVNVAESGPRPITFPLFATDNTAAEFSASAIRVADPGDKSPLDFDLGDAITIEAWVYVKKLANGQQSYIVGKGRTGLEGQAADNQNYGLRVNGESGRASLSFLFRSSDNRRGTTDDWHRWNTTSNFTIGAWHHVAVSYVFGKPDSIRGYIDGKPSKGTWDYGGPSAEGPVVDNDELWIGSAQGTAGSNSFTGLIDEVAIYRCELPAERIAARFQMVQPDPYLTNVPVPAGKVLVEVFEGIPDAFSWDFIHPSPSERFTIDQMAAFALPNNYNRHGVRVDRGNPHVAWMTSDIDFTAGKHRLLVRSRSGARLFIDGKLVGENPFSHASDDGHHPYLKPTSKVSPSIRVVQPGDRETLFEVELEEGTHRVQLQLHMGGKKRRPELGEASLTVAPMGSDDFVVVAPDADRKIPLTDEGYLAFEAEQQGLLASINRTRRQQSSAEYAKYWDARHDYAREYLRSLEPIAIPALEGSTDIDRLVASRLTDSKLTAAPRASDESFVRRLYLDVLGITPTAAEVERFLADTRDNKRSLLIDHLLQQPGWADHWMGYWQDVLAENPNIVNPTLNNTGPFRWWLYEALSDNRPLDRFTTELILMEGSDRYGGPGGFAVASQNDAPLAAKAHVLAGAMLAINLNCARCHDAPFHEWKQKDLFNLAAMLGRGTQTLPKTSTIPGDPAALKSLVVKVTLKPGEKIEPGWPFVDHYVGELKKELLESPGDTREQLAVRITSPHNTRFAKVLANRFWHRYIGRGIIEPVDDWEQGDNVHPELLEFLARKLIESGYDAKSLARLILNSDTYQREPTSSLAQSRLFAAPMRRRMTAEQVLDSMYSVAGKRLNVEELNIDVDGTRNEAQSISLGIPDRGWQFTSLSNERDRPSLSLPGAQNMINVLEAFGWRGSRQDPMTMRESEPAVIQPATLANGVAAKRIAQLSEDSRFTLLALEDQPIEKFVEQVFVEMLARKPTAAESAIYVELLTPGYSERRTGKPAGPMPKRIPRDGVSWSNHLSNESNQVRIDLQKQLEAGDPPTTRLTADWRERAEDMVWILLNTPEFVFVP from the coding sequence ATGCGTTGGGGATCGATCGGAATCGCGTTACTCGCTTGGGTGGGATGTTTTGCGTCGCTCGCGCTCGCTCAAAACGACTCCGAATCGGCACCGAGCAAGCCCCTCACCTATGCCGACATTGTGGCAGCCGACGAGCCAGTCGTTTGGTTTTCGATGTCCGATTGGGCCAGTCGCGGATCTGCCGAACTTACGAAGCCGACCACCCAAGGGAAGGTGAACGTCGCTGAGAGTGGTCCCCGCCCGATCACGTTCCCACTCTTTGCAACGGACAACACCGCCGCGGAATTTTCCGCCAGCGCGATTCGGGTCGCTGATCCCGGTGACAAGAGCCCCCTCGATTTCGACCTCGGCGATGCCATCACCATCGAGGCGTGGGTTTACGTCAAAAAGCTCGCCAATGGTCAGCAGTCGTACATCGTCGGTAAAGGTCGCACCGGACTCGAAGGACAAGCGGCTGACAACCAGAACTATGGACTGCGCGTTAACGGCGAGTCGGGACGGGCGAGTCTCTCGTTCCTGTTTCGTAGCAGCGACAATCGCCGTGGCACCACCGACGACTGGCATCGCTGGAACACCACCAGCAACTTCACCATTGGGGCGTGGCACCATGTGGCGGTGAGTTATGTCTTCGGTAAGCCCGATTCCATTCGGGGGTATATCGACGGCAAACCGAGCAAAGGAACCTGGGACTACGGTGGTCCCTCGGCCGAAGGGCCTGTCGTTGATAACGACGAACTTTGGATCGGCAGCGCGCAAGGGACCGCTGGTTCCAACTCCTTCACCGGTTTGATCGACGAAGTGGCGATCTACCGTTGCGAACTTCCTGCTGAACGCATTGCAGCCCGTTTTCAGATGGTGCAGCCCGATCCCTATCTCACCAATGTCCCAGTCCCGGCAGGTAAAGTGCTGGTGGAAGTGTTCGAAGGCATTCCCGACGCCTTCAGTTGGGACTTTATTCACCCCAGTCCCAGCGAGCGCTTTACTATCGATCAAATGGCCGCGTTTGCTCTGCCCAACAACTACAACCGACATGGAGTGCGTGTGGATCGAGGGAATCCACATGTTGCCTGGATGACGAGCGATATCGATTTCACTGCAGGAAAACATCGTTTACTCGTCCGATCGCGCAGTGGCGCGAGGCTCTTCATCGATGGGAAACTAGTGGGCGAAAATCCGTTTTCGCATGCCAGCGACGATGGTCACCATCCGTACCTAAAACCCACAAGCAAAGTCTCCCCGAGCATCCGCGTGGTTCAGCCCGGTGATCGCGAAACATTGTTTGAAGTTGAGCTTGAAGAAGGGACGCATCGCGTGCAACTGCAACTGCATATGGGTGGCAAAAAACGTCGTCCCGAGCTGGGGGAAGCAAGCCTCACAGTTGCGCCGATGGGAAGCGATGATTTTGTGGTGGTCGCCCCGGATGCCGATCGCAAAATTCCACTCACCGACGAAGGCTACCTGGCCTTTGAAGCTGAACAGCAGGGGCTCTTGGCTTCGATCAATCGGACGCGACGTCAGCAGTCATCGGCCGAATATGCGAAATACTGGGATGCTCGTCACGACTATGCCCGCGAGTATCTGCGGTCGCTCGAGCCCATTGCGATTCCAGCTCTGGAAGGGTCTACCGACATCGATCGCTTGGTTGCTTCGCGGCTGACCGATTCGAAGCTCACCGCTGCCCCCCGCGCAAGTGACGAATCGTTTGTGCGGCGCCTCTATCTCGATGTCCTGGGCATCACCCCCACAGCAGCCGAAGTCGAGCGTTTCCTGGCCGATACGCGCGACAACAAACGCTCTCTGCTGATCGATCACTTGCTCCAGCAACCAGGCTGGGCCGATCACTGGATGGGCTACTGGCAGGATGTGCTGGCCGAGAATCCGAACATCGTGAACCCGACGCTCAACAACACCGGCCCGTTCCGCTGGTGGCTCTACGAAGCGCTTTCCGACAATCGTCCGCTCGATCGGTTTACGACCGAACTGATCCTGATGGAAGGGAGCGATCGCTACGGTGGCCCCGGTGGTTTTGCGGTCGCTAGTCAAAACGATGCGCCCCTTGCAGCCAAGGCGCACGTCCTTGCTGGTGCGATGCTCGCCATCAATCTCAACTGCGCTCGCTGTCACGATGCGCCGTTCCACGAGTGGAAACAAAAGGACCTCTTCAACCTCGCCGCGATGCTGGGGCGTGGTACACAAACTCTCCCCAAAACGAGCACCATTCCAGGCGATCCCGCCGCCTTGAAGTCGCTGGTGGTGAAGGTGACTCTCAAGCCGGGCGAGAAGATCGAGCCAGGCTGGCCCTTTGTCGATCACTACGTCGGCGAGCTCAAAAAAGAGCTGCTCGAATCTCCGGGCGACACGCGCGAGCAACTAGCCGTGCGCATCACCTCTCCTCACAACACACGTTTTGCTAAAGTTCTCGCCAATCGTTTTTGGCATCGCTACATCGGCCGCGGCATCATCGAGCCGGTCGACGATTGGGAACAGGGGGATAACGTTCATCCCGAACTGCTCGAGTTCCTCGCCCGTAAGCTGATCGAGAGTGGCTACGACGCCAAATCGCTCGCACGATTGATCTTGAATAGCGATACCTATCAGCGTGAGCCTACGAGTTCGCTCGCTCAGTCTCGGCTGTTTGCTGCTCCGATGCGCCGCCGTATGACAGCCGAACAAGTGCTCGACTCGATGTACTCGGTAGCGGGTAAACGTCTCAATGTCGAAGAGCTAAACATCGACGTCGATGGCACTCGCAACGAAGCACAATCGATCAGCCTCGGAATTCCCGATCGCGGTTGGCAGTTCACCAGTTTGTCGAATGAACGAGATCGACCAAGCCTCTCGCTCCCCGGCGCTCAGAACATGATCAACGTGCTCGAAGCGTTCGGCTGGCGCGGTTCGCGACAAGATCCCATGACGATGCGCGAGAGTGAACCGGCTGTGATTCAACCTGCCACGCTGGCCAATGGTGTCGCGGCCAAGCGAATCGCTCAGCTGTCGGAAGACAGCCGCTTTACGCTCCTCGCTCTTGAAGATCAACCGATCGAAAAATTTGTCGAGCAGGTCTTCGTCGAGATGCTCGCCCGCAAGCCGACCGCCGCAGAATCGGCGATATATGTCGAGCTGCTGACCCCCGGCTATTCCGAGCGTCGCACGGGCAAACCTGCCGGACCAATGCCGAAGCGAATTCCCCGCGATGGCGTTTCGTGGTCGAATCACTTGAGCAACGAGTCGAATCAAGTGCGCATCGATCTGCAAAAGCAACTCGAAGCTGGCGATCCACCCACAACGCGTCTCACCGCCGACTGGCGCGAGCGTGCCGAGGACATGGTCTGGATTCTCCTCAACACCCCCGAATTTGTATTCGTACCGTAG
- a CDS encoding DUF1501 domain-containing protein gives MSRRKPNAGSPFCSGPMTRRSWLSAGAMGVAGMGLSDLLALRAQAAEASSEAAARSDTAVIFLWLPGGPPHMETYDMKPDAPADYRGEFRPIHTNVPGIDVCELLPLHAKIADKYTLIRSCAHEFSDHGGGHKRFMTGRDPLQPTGFVNDYPAVGSMIARMREGQGDGGLPSYVLGVDGGRQGIDTFSLGTAYLGQAYAPFTVPGDPSDPKFQVQNLSLAKEMENRLTDRTTLLSSLDRMQRNVDAAGDLSAMDKFSQQALQLLTSDKARKAFDLSLEDEKTRERYGKHAWGMRALMARRLVEAGCSFVTMVLENPYVSGVSFLKNGTYNWDSHAVNCHLFDDARVRFPIYDQVVTALIEDLYARGLDKRVLLVVTGEFGRTPRLSQSVGSQTGVMQPGRDHWPGAMSMLVSGGGMRTGQVVGSTNDKGEHPVDRPLSPNDLWATVMRHLGINWEATIPDHSGRPMPLLPFGTPIAELV, from the coding sequence ATGTCGCGACGCAAACCCAATGCTGGTAGCCCGTTCTGCTCGGGGCCGATGACACGTCGCAGCTGGCTTTCGGCGGGAGCGATGGGGGTCGCAGGGATGGGGCTGAGCGACCTTCTGGCCCTGCGTGCGCAGGCAGCTGAAGCGAGCAGCGAAGCAGCGGCTCGCAGCGATACGGCGGTGATCTTCCTCTGGCTGCCAGGGGGTCCGCCCCACATGGAAACCTACGATATGAAGCCGGATGCTCCGGCCGACTATCGTGGCGAGTTCCGACCGATTCACACCAACGTGCCTGGCATCGATGTGTGCGAACTGCTGCCACTGCACGCCAAAATCGCCGACAAATACACCCTCATTCGTAGCTGTGCCCACGAATTTTCGGACCACGGCGGCGGCCATAAGCGGTTCATGACTGGCCGCGATCCGCTGCAGCCCACAGGATTTGTGAACGACTATCCCGCTGTCGGCTCGATGATCGCCCGGATGCGCGAAGGCCAAGGGGACGGCGGCTTGCCGAGCTACGTGCTGGGAGTCGATGGCGGACGCCAAGGAATCGACACCTTCAGCCTCGGAACTGCTTATCTCGGTCAGGCTTACGCCCCATTCACCGTGCCGGGCGACCCCAGCGATCCGAAGTTCCAGGTACAGAACCTGTCGCTGGCGAAAGAAATGGAAAACCGCCTCACCGACCGGACGACGCTCCTTTCGAGCCTCGATCGCATGCAACGCAACGTCGATGCTGCTGGCGACCTCTCGGCGATGGACAAGTTTTCGCAGCAGGCTTTGCAACTCCTCACGAGCGACAAAGCTCGCAAAGCGTTCGACTTATCGCTCGAGGATGAAAAAACGCGCGAGCGTTACGGCAAGCATGCCTGGGGGATGCGCGCTTTGATGGCTCGCCGACTTGTGGAAGCGGGCTGTTCGTTCGTCACGATGGTGCTCGAGAACCCGTATGTCTCGGGCGTCAGCTTTTTGAAGAATGGCACCTACAACTGGGACTCGCACGCTGTCAATTGTCATCTGTTCGACGATGCCCGCGTGCGGTTTCCGATCTACGACCAAGTCGTGACCGCCCTGATCGAAGACCTCTATGCACGCGGGCTCGATAAACGCGTCTTGCTGGTGGTGACCGGCGAGTTCGGACGCACTCCACGTCTAAGCCAATCGGTCGGCTCGCAAACCGGCGTGATGCAGCCGGGTCGCGATCACTGGCCAGGTGCGATGTCGATGCTGGTTTCCGGCGGCGGCATGCGTACGGGGCAAGTGGTCGGTAGCACCAACGACAAGGGAGAACATCCCGTCGATCGCCCTCTCTCGCCCAACGACCTCTGGGCCACCGTGATGCGTCACCTGGGGATCAACTGGGAAGCGACGATTCCCGATCACAGCGGCCGCCCCATGCCCCTCTTGCCCTTTGGAACTCCGATCGCCGAGCTGGTGTAG
- a CDS encoding HDOD domain-containing protein, producing MFLSLMPFSPRAMNETNSAATLASYVARVRHLYTLPAVAAEVLRLTSEPTVDARSIKLCLENDPALTTRILRVVNSSLFGLSRQVTDLNQALALLGVKPLKMLVLGFSLPRNLQSSVDAQVLARYWKHSLLKAIASRELATRVFRISGDEAFLAGLLQDVGMLAMVQDLGESFTRFLDHVAQHGGNLLDLELDALGFDHLVVSSRLLDSWGLPETMTTAIAARPDCEPILRLSGPAKPIAMTLHLAELLVRMTEQPYGSALHELLFAGKAYGGISLETVQAIAQVMDERIGELANVLNLELPSGKTTSELLIAAHAALSDVAAEASREMIATGVEEQLLESTLALREQIATTARSTSSSAVASSGTVTTAAASLPHSVARESRSSNTSNFDPGLAGLVTSAIAQARNSRVPVSLAFVEIDRATDLCYTLGTSAAAGLMHEVGLALYEAVHGEGRVIEIASARWAVVLLDYQRSAATSVLRQLQSQWKRKSESADRGEKSSVATASISLSIGIATLALPSKNFPSEQLLAAADRCLTGAMLSGGDTIKTIEF from the coding sequence ATGTTCCTTTCTCTCATGCCGTTCTCCCCGCGTGCCATGAACGAAACCAACAGCGCAGCGACGCTTGCCTCCTACGTGGCCCGCGTGCGCCATCTCTATACACTGCCGGCTGTGGCAGCCGAAGTGCTGCGCCTTACGAGCGAGCCGACGGTCGATGCCCGTTCGATCAAGCTCTGTCTCGAGAACGATCCGGCTCTCACGACCCGCATTTTGCGAGTGGTCAACAGCTCGCTCTTCGGCCTATCACGCCAAGTGACCGACCTGAATCAGGCTCTTGCGCTGCTGGGAGTGAAGCCCCTGAAGATGCTGGTGCTCGGCTTCAGTTTGCCTCGCAATTTGCAGTCGAGCGTCGATGCGCAAGTTCTCGCGCGTTACTGGAAGCACTCGCTTCTGAAAGCGATTGCCAGCCGCGAACTCGCCACGCGCGTGTTTCGAATTTCGGGAGACGAAGCGTTCCTCGCGGGGTTGCTGCAAGATGTCGGCATGCTCGCGATGGTGCAAGATCTCGGTGAGAGCTTCACCCGTTTCCTCGATCATGTGGCGCAGCATGGTGGCAACCTGCTCGACCTCGAACTCGACGCACTCGGCTTCGATCACCTGGTGGTGAGTAGTCGCTTGCTCGATAGTTGGGGCTTGCCTGAAACGATGACGACGGCGATTGCCGCGCGCCCTGATTGCGAGCCCATTTTGCGGCTGTCGGGTCCCGCGAAGCCGATCGCAATGACGCTGCATCTCGCTGAACTGTTAGTGCGCATGACCGAGCAGCCTTATGGCTCGGCGCTCCACGAACTGCTCTTCGCCGGTAAAGCATACGGCGGCATTTCCCTCGAAACTGTACAGGCCATTGCGCAGGTGATGGACGAGCGCATTGGCGAACTCGCCAATGTTCTAAATCTCGAACTTCCAAGCGGAAAAACCACTTCCGAGCTGCTGATCGCAGCGCATGCCGCGCTCTCGGATGTGGCGGCTGAAGCGAGTCGCGAGATGATCGCCACCGGTGTCGAGGAGCAGTTGCTCGAATCGACGCTGGCCCTCCGCGAGCAGATCGCCACCACCGCGCGATCGACCAGCAGCAGCGCAGTTGCCTCTAGTGGAACTGTCACTACAGCAGCAGCCAGTCTTCCGCACTCCGTCGCGCGCGAATCGCGCAGCTCAAACACTTCGAACTTCGATCCAGGTCTTGCAGGGCTCGTGACTTCGGCGATTGCTCAAGCACGCAACAGTCGGGTGCCGGTCTCCCTCGCTTTTGTCGAAATCGATCGGGCGACCGATCTTTGCTACACGCTGGGAACCTCAGCCGCTGCTGGTTTGATGCACGAAGTGGGGCTGGCGCTCTACGAAGCCGTGCATGGTGAAGGACGCGTGATCGAGATCGCTTCAGCGCGATGGGCGGTGGTGCTGCTCGACTATCAGCGCTCGGCTGCCACGAGCGTTTTGAGGCAGCTTCAGTCGCAGTGGAAACGCAAGAGTGAATCGGCGGATCGTGGCGAGAAATCGTCCGTAGCGACCGCTTCGATTTCGCTATCCATCGGCATTGCGACCCTCGCCTTGCCGAGCAAAAACTTCCCGAGTGAGCAGTTGCTCGCCGCAGCCGATCGCTGCCTCACGGGTGCCATGCTTAGTGGCGGCGACACCATCAAAACGATCGAGTTCTAG
- a CDS encoding Flp family type IVb pilin → MQWISNFLREEDGPTAVEYAVMLAMIIMVCIAGVVLIGQAANDSITDSGNKLNTAMGR, encoded by the coding sequence ATGCAATGGATCTCCAACTTTCTCCGCGAAGAAGATGGACCAACCGCCGTCGAATACGCGGTGATGCTCGCCATGATCATCATGGTTTGCATTGCGGGGGTGGTGCTGATTGGCCAGGCAGCCAACGACAGCATTACCGATTCGGGTAATAAGCTGAACACGGCAATGGGCCGCTAG
- a CDS encoding pitrilysin family protein: protein MGSSKSPVAFRHAKLANGLEIVAETSPDAYSAAYAYMVKTGARDESPEVAGVSHFLEHMVFKGTDKRTSFEVNRELDDLSSSSNAYTSEEQTVYYATTLPDDQQPIVELLTDIMRPALRQEDFDTEKKVILEEIAKYEDQPPYNAFEKCVSVFWGNHPLANSILGTVESVTALTRDQMMAYFEQRYSPGNIVLAAAGNVDFDALVKTAEQLCGKWEPKAAPRETPPFQTQLTTKVEQKSLAAQQYVIQSAMAPDARDDDRYAARLLATIVGDDSGSRLFWELIDTGEAEYAAIGCMEFQGAGLFLTSLSGVPDQTGANLAKLADILAEVQENGVTEEELEQAKNKICAHLVLQAERPSNRLFSVGGGWVQRGKYLTVREVVDRYRRVTTADIKRVLANYPLNRTATFAIGPLEQLPQ, encoded by the coding sequence ATGGGATCGAGCAAGTCGCCTGTCGCGTTTCGTCATGCCAAGCTCGCCAATGGCCTCGAGATTGTGGCCGAGACGAGCCCGGATGCGTATTCGGCGGCGTATGCCTACATGGTGAAGACAGGTGCTCGCGACGAATCACCCGAAGTGGCGGGGGTGAGCCACTTTCTCGAGCACATGGTCTTTAAAGGGACCGACAAGCGAACCAGTTTTGAGGTGAATCGAGAACTCGATGATTTGTCGAGCAGCAGTAATGCGTACACGAGCGAAGAGCAGACGGTGTACTACGCCACCACGTTGCCCGACGATCAGCAGCCGATCGTGGAACTGCTAACCGACATCATGCGTCCGGCGCTCCGTCAGGAAGATTTTGACACCGAAAAGAAGGTGATTCTCGAGGAAATCGCAAAGTACGAGGATCAGCCGCCGTATAACGCCTTCGAAAAATGCGTCAGTGTTTTTTGGGGAAATCATCCCCTGGCGAATAGCATTTTGGGAACGGTTGAGAGTGTGACTGCTCTGACGCGCGACCAGATGATGGCCTACTTCGAGCAGCGCTATAGCCCCGGAAACATCGTGCTAGCAGCGGCTGGCAATGTCGACTTCGATGCGTTGGTGAAAACCGCCGAGCAGCTATGTGGCAAGTGGGAACCGAAAGCAGCACCTCGCGAAACACCGCCGTTTCAAACGCAGCTGACGACCAAGGTCGAGCAGAAATCGCTCGCGGCTCAGCAGTACGTGATTCAAAGTGCCATGGCTCCCGACGCGCGAGACGACGACCGTTACGCGGCTCGTTTGCTTGCGACGATTGTCGGCGATGATTCCGGAAGTCGACTGTTTTGGGAACTCATCGACACCGGTGAAGCCGAGTACGCTGCGATTGGCTGCATGGAATTCCAAGGAGCGGGGCTGTTCCTTACGAGCCTGTCGGGAGTTCCCGATCAAACCGGAGCCAACCTCGCGAAACTCGCCGATATCCTGGCGGAAGTGCAGGAAAATGGGGTGACCGAAGAGGAACTGGAGCAGGCCAAAAACAAAATTTGTGCCCATCTGGTGCTGCAGGCCGAGCGGCCGTCGAATCGGCTTTTCTCGGTGGGGGGCGGCTGGGTTCAGCGAGGCAAGTATCTGACGGTTCGCGAGGTGGTTGATCGCTACCGGCGCGTGACGACTGCCGACATTAAGCGGGTTTTGGCGAACTATCCGCTTAACCGGACTGCAACGTTCGCGATTGGTCCTCTGGAGCAACTGCCCCAGTAA